Proteins found in one Desulfovibrio sp. genomic segment:
- a CDS encoding phage/plasmid primase, P4 family, translated as MAVNDAKDVAAQVAERVRQEEEKLRQEAAQKEAAENRKPVAVRQLEISDSELLGYLNENRIGDAKLYCRLHRGTVVYVKYWERFLVWVGHHWAEDHYDRAFSKVEDVCALYLRLEKNKRAEAAEATDKDERSAIEAVADMAKRRVALLRDKNGQDNILLMLRRVENPLTVLPKLLDKKHYLKACPNGVIDLRTGDLLPGNPEDFLLHSIATEYDPELIRQESSPCPAVDAYLLASMDGDQELVEYIWRLLGSALITKRRDHVFVIFHGEHGRNGKDTLIKLITHVLGGELSGDVPVEMFLQTSQVRNSSAPSPDVLMLRGMCIAWINEAEGGQKFALSKLKKLTGGGFITARGLQDKAMTTWEQTHTPIMTTNELPSAKADDAAFWCRTQILKWPLSFVDEPKESYEREADKNLDEKLQAEAKGVLARMVKGGLQVLKDGRLLVPEKIKQWTNEQRESWDDVGVFLNEWCIIEDKQEDTSRYKTKIEASELHKAFCLWYQLYRGAKAIQARTFGILLNKKEIPVKRSNGSWRLGVSLKVEAIDALRDAGGKDY; from the coding sequence ATGGCCGTTAATGATGCCAAGGATGTGGCCGCTCAGGTCGCAGAACGAGTGCGGCAGGAAGAGGAAAAATTGCGTCAGGAAGCTGCACAAAAAGAAGCAGCAGAAAACCGCAAACCTGTAGCCGTGCGCCAACTGGAAATTTCAGATTCCGAGCTGCTGGGCTACCTCAACGAGAACCGTATCGGCGATGCGAAGCTGTATTGCCGCCTACACCGTGGAACCGTGGTGTACGTAAAATACTGGGAGCGGTTTCTTGTTTGGGTTGGTCATCACTGGGCAGAAGACCACTATGACCGGGCATTCAGCAAAGTCGAAGACGTTTGCGCCCTGTATCTCCGACTTGAGAAGAATAAGCGGGCGGAAGCAGCAGAAGCGACTGACAAAGATGAACGCTCCGCAATTGAAGCCGTAGCAGACATGGCAAAAAGGCGTGTTGCCTTGCTCCGCGATAAAAATGGACAAGACAACATACTGCTTATGCTGCGCCGGGTAGAGAACCCACTGACCGTGCTGCCGAAACTGCTGGACAAGAAGCATTACCTCAAGGCCTGCCCCAATGGCGTGATTGACCTGCGTACTGGCGACCTGCTTCCCGGCAACCCTGAAGACTTTCTGCTGCACTCTATCGCCACGGAGTATGACCCGGAGCTGATCCGGCAAGAGTCCTCGCCGTGTCCAGCCGTGGACGCCTATTTGCTGGCCTCGATGGACGGCGATCAGGAGCTTGTGGAGTACATCTGGCGGCTGCTCGGCTCCGCGCTGATTACCAAGCGGCGAGATCATGTCTTTGTGATCTTCCACGGTGAGCATGGCCGCAACGGCAAGGATACGCTCATCAAGCTTATCACCCATGTCTTGGGCGGCGAATTATCAGGGGACGTTCCGGTGGAAATGTTCCTGCAAACTTCTCAGGTGCGCAATTCGTCAGCGCCATCGCCAGACGTGCTCATGCTCAGGGGCATGTGCATTGCGTGGATCAATGAGGCTGAGGGCGGGCAAAAGTTCGCCTTGTCCAAACTCAAGAAGCTAACGGGTGGCGGCTTCATCACCGCGCGCGGGCTGCAAGACAAAGCCATGACCACCTGGGAGCAGACCCACACGCCAATCATGACCACAAACGAGTTGCCGTCAGCCAAGGCAGACGACGCAGCTTTCTGGTGCCGTACACAGATTCTCAAGTGGCCGCTATCGTTCGTTGATGAACCCAAAGAGAGCTACGAGCGAGAGGCCGACAAAAATCTTGATGAAAAGCTGCAAGCTGAGGCCAAGGGGGTGCTTGCCCGCATGGTCAAAGGTGGGCTGCAAGTGCTCAAGGATGGCCGTCTTCTCGTGCCAGAGAAAATAAAGCAATGGACAAACGAGCAACGTGAGTCTTGGGATGATGTGGGCGTATTCCTTAACGAGTGGTGCATCATCGAAGACAAGCAGGAAGACACTTCGCGCTACAAAACGAAAATAGAAGCCAGCGAACTGCATAAGGCTTTTTGCCTCTGGTATCAGTTGTACAGGGGGGCAAAAGCCATTCAGGCGCGCACTTTTGGCATACTGCTGAATAAAAAAGAAATCCCAGTGAAGCGCAGCAATGGAAGCTGGCGTTTAGGCGTATCCCTCAAGGTTGAGGCAATTGATGCCCTGCGTGATGCAGGCGGCAAGGATTACTAG
- the murA gene encoding UDP-N-acetylglucosamine 1-carboxyvinyltransferase codes for MDKLVIEGGVPLTGGIEVSGSKNAALPILFACILLSEPVTITNVPNLRDIHTTIKLLNMLGCTCEYNDHRVQVQPGNLLPEAPYDLVRTMRASVLCLGPLLARIGQARVALPGGCAIGARPVDQHLKGLEQMGASFQLEEGYIIGRCRQLKGAHISFDMPTVGGTENLLMAAALADGETVLENAAREPEIVDLANFLRACGAKIEGHGTSVIRIQGVTSLHDGEYPVMPDRIEAGTFLVAAGITGGELMLRNCPFKDLEAVILKLRSMGMEITHTPEGVLARCAGPLRGTDVKTQPYPGFPTDMQAQLMALMCLAEGASVVEESIFENRFMHVLELMRMGAQIKVSGHTAMVRGVQKLTGAPVMASDLRASASLVLAGLAAKGVTEVRRIYHLDRGYESIEHKLNAVGARIRREKE; via the coding sequence ATGGACAAACTGGTTATTGAAGGCGGTGTTCCGCTTACTGGCGGCATTGAGGTCAGCGGCTCCAAAAATGCGGCCCTGCCCATTCTTTTTGCCTGCATTCTTCTGTCAGAGCCGGTCACAATCACCAATGTGCCCAATCTGCGCGATATACATACCACAATCAAGCTCCTGAACATGTTGGGCTGCACCTGCGAATACAACGATCATCGGGTACAGGTGCAGCCCGGCAATTTACTGCCGGAAGCTCCATATGACCTGGTGCGCACCATGCGCGCCTCTGTTCTGTGCCTTGGCCCGCTGCTGGCCCGCATAGGTCAGGCGCGTGTGGCCCTGCCCGGCGGCTGCGCCATTGGGGCGCGCCCCGTAGACCAGCACCTCAAGGGTCTGGAGCAGATGGGCGCCAGCTTTCAGCTTGAAGAAGGCTATATCATTGGTCGTTGCCGCCAGCTCAAGGGCGCGCACATATCTTTTGACATGCCCACAGTGGGCGGCACGGAAAACCTGCTCATGGCCGCGGCTCTTGCAGATGGCGAGACCGTGCTTGAAAACGCCGCCCGTGAGCCAGAAATTGTTGACCTCGCAAACTTTTTGCGGGCATGCGGCGCAAAAATCGAAGGGCACGGCACGTCCGTTATCCGCATTCAGGGCGTTACCTCCCTGCACGATGGGGAATACCCCGTCATGCCCGACCGCATTGAGGCGGGAACCTTCCTCGTGGCCGCGGGCATTACCGGCGGCGAGCTGATGCTGCGCAACTGTCCTTTCAAGGATCTTGAAGCCGTCATTCTCAAACTGCGCAGCATGGGCATGGAGATCACCCACACCCCTGAGGGCGTGCTGGCGCGGTGTGCTGGCCCCCTGCGCGGCACGGATGTGAAAACCCAGCCCTACCCCGGCTTTCCCACAGACATGCAGGCCCAGCTCATGGCGCTCATGTGCCTTGCCGAAGGGGCCAGCGTTGTGGAAGAAAGCATTTTTGAAAACCGATTCATGCACGTGCTTGAGCTCATGCGCATGGGCGCGCAGATCAAGGTCTCCGGCCACACGGCCATGGTGCGCGGCGTGCAGAAGCTCACTGGCGCGCCAGTGATGGCCTCCGATCTCCGCGCCAGCGCTTCGCTGGTTTTGGCAGGCCTGGCGGCCAAGGGCGTTACCGAAGTGCGACGCATCTACCACCTCGACCGCGGCTATGAGAGCATCGAGCACAAGCTGAACGCCGTTGGGGCGCGCATCCGCCGCGAAAAAGAATAA
- a CDS encoding BON domain-containing protein — MKRLALLLLLLCVTLLNGCAYTGYSIYDDQRLMGTMSDDKELSAKIKTALLDESFSGGWSVAVYSFYGHVFLVGEIPDTMQGKAVTIANRYKPRSVTTHWFTPATSDSSNFVLATKLRKDLIATKGLSSTRIDTEVNSGRVVLLGVVRDDAEKQLAIQAARGVGGVTGVTSYLMFPQKAGQLDNMQPEHATGVSPMDGSMEPSGSPSSTPVSSGANSSGGSGDVESRELP, encoded by the coding sequence ATGAAACGACTGGCGCTTCTACTGCTGCTGCTTTGCGTCACCCTGCTCAATGGCTGCGCATACACCGGCTATTCCATCTATGACGACCAGCGCCTGATGGGCACCATGTCGGACGACAAGGAACTCTCTGCCAAAATCAAGACGGCGCTGCTTGACGAAAGCTTCTCTGGCGGCTGGTCTGTTGCGGTATACAGTTTTTACGGGCATGTCTTCCTTGTGGGTGAAATACCCGACACCATGCAGGGCAAGGCTGTGACCATAGCCAACCGCTACAAACCCCGCTCGGTCACGACCCACTGGTTCACCCCCGCCACCAGTGACTCCAGCAACTTTGTGCTGGCCACCAAGCTGCGCAAAGACCTTATTGCCACCAAGGGGCTCTCTTCCACCCGCATAGATACGGAAGTGAACTCCGGGCGTGTGGTGCTGCTTGGCGTGGTAAGGGATGATGCGGAAAAGCAGCTCGCCATCCAGGCCGCACGCGGGGTTGGTGGCGTGACAGGCGTAACAAGCTACCTCATGTTTCCCCAAAAGGCGGGCCAGCTTGATAATATGCAGCCAGAACACGCCACCGGCGTGAGCCCCATGGACGGCAGCATGGAACCCTCCGGCAGCCCGAGCAGTACCCCGGTTTCCAGCGGCGCAAACAGCTCTGGCGGTTCAGGCGATGTGGAGTCACGCGAGCTGCCGTAG
- a CDS encoding HD domain-containing phosphohydrolase, whose translation MESVHLYSLLSGFSRALGLVWQELTEHNLRVAYLAQVLAEHCGLDHQERKYLLIASMLHEIGTIPLKDGLTNFVFEKEDYCVAGWVFCRTAKLPEDVCNMVLLRKTPWKELTPQEDSAISANCIYFADAIDAEMHAHPDATFPKLATAMEKESGNFSYIWRNAFAHIAENRTIVAAYQSSEAMDAYLSNEFCKDILSTKNLLILCDLFSQIIDSKSPFTATHSHGVAHTAQEILKLTGLALGDDYLTIYIAGLLHDIGKLAIPVDILEKPGSLSDQERHEIKQHAEIGIQLLDSIAGFHCVCDWAGMHHERLDGKGYPYGLGAAKLTLPMRVMAVADVFTALTESRPYRGGMELASVVACMSDMAANRQLDADIVALVVKNALQINQVRSRAQRDAAAKFLAMRKLCAWTSA comes from the coding sequence ATGGAGTCAGTTCACCTTTACAGTTTACTGTCTGGTTTTTCGCGGGCGCTTGGGCTTGTTTGGCAAGAACTGACAGAACACAATCTGCGTGTGGCCTATCTGGCACAGGTGTTGGCAGAACACTGCGGTCTGGATCATCAGGAAAGGAAATACCTGCTCATTGCAAGCATGCTGCATGAGATCGGGACAATCCCGCTGAAGGATGGCCTGACCAATTTTGTTTTTGAAAAAGAAGATTATTGCGTGGCTGGCTGGGTTTTTTGCCGAACAGCCAAACTTCCTGAAGATGTTTGCAACATGGTTCTGCTTCGGAAGACTCCGTGGAAAGAACTGACCCCTCAAGAAGACAGCGCCATCTCTGCAAACTGTATTTATTTTGCCGATGCAATTGATGCTGAAATGCACGCCCACCCGGATGCGACCTTCCCCAAGCTGGCAACGGCTATGGAAAAGGAATCGGGTAATTTTTCTTACATCTGGCGTAATGCCTTTGCTCACATAGCAGAAAACAGAACCATTGTTGCTGCGTATCAATCATCCGAGGCGATGGATGCGTATTTGAGCAACGAGTTTTGCAAAGACATTCTTTCAACCAAAAATCTCTTGATTTTGTGCGATCTGTTTTCTCAGATTATTGACTCAAAAAGTCCGTTTACTGCAACGCATTCACACGGCGTTGCCCACACTGCGCAAGAAATACTCAAGCTGACTGGCCTTGCATTGGGCGATGATTACCTGACGATCTACATTGCGGGGCTCCTGCACGACATTGGCAAGTTGGCGATTCCTGTGGATATTCTTGAGAAACCGGGGTCGCTTTCTGATCAAGAGCGGCATGAAATAAAGCAGCATGCCGAGATTGGGATACAGCTTCTTGATTCAATCGCCGGTTTTCACTGTGTTTGTGATTGGGCGGGAATGCACCACGAGAGGCTGGATGGAAAAGGATATCCGTATGGTCTGGGAGCAGCAAAGCTCACCTTGCCAATGCGCGTTATGGCTGTAGCTGATGTGTTTACCGCTTTGACAGAGAGCCGCCCATACCGGGGCGGCATGGAACTGGCCAGTGTGGTTGCCTGTATGTCGGATATGGCGGCAAACAGGCAGCTTGATGCGGATATTGTCGCCTTGGTTGTAAAAAATGCTTTGCAGATCAATCAGGTGCGGTCCAGAGCGCAGCGCGATGCTGCTGCAAAATTTCTTGCCATGCGCAAATTATGCGCCTGGACTAGCGCCTAG
- a CDS encoding methyl-accepting chemotaxis protein yields the protein MPLWAVKITCTGCGDQNMRLSTKLILSFAGMIVVILAISTSSMISTSKLDESIDDVDKAYIPAVITVGDMHLNFWTVRANLTTMLLAREVSAAARYDAIIKESLQKIAEDQKKYIEYTALFDGDIAAQAKKLIRQIDDISEGMGVIRRNSTKLVAEGKFDEATALFSAEYGPQFRKLAPVYAELVSLTIRSSKENMLDAMALGAMAKNTGMVLSLLAVAISIIITYLLTRSVMRQLGKDPGQLNALARRVVDGDYEIADGSARIGVYDSIVSMVESLKANMEKAHNESMNAQNQAAKATEAMRNAEESGKIAQSKSSAMLAAAAQLEEVAHAVSSASTQLSAQIEQADRGAVQTAQRLGEAATAMNEMNATVQEVAKNAGAASSASAETKAKAEHGATIVGNSLESIQLVHRLSMELKDDMAQLNGHAQDISQIMTVISDIADQTNLLALNAAIEAARAGEAGRGFAVVADEVRKLAEKTMASTTDVGRVIRSIQESTTKSLVSMDNAVEQVNTATESASLSGQALSEIVVTADVTADQANAIATASEQQSAASEEINQTIIEVNEMSRQTAEGMAEAAKAVSDLAVQAGKLASLISEMRTG from the coding sequence ATGCCCCTTTGGGCAGTAAAAATAACGTGCACAGGATGCGGAGATCAAAATATGCGGTTGTCCACAAAACTTATCTTGTCATTTGCTGGCATGATTGTTGTGATTTTGGCGATTTCAACATCATCAATGATCAGTACTTCAAAACTAGATGAAAGTATTGATGATGTTGATAAAGCGTATATTCCTGCTGTGATAACCGTTGGTGACATGCATTTAAATTTTTGGACAGTGAGAGCAAACCTTACAACAATGCTTCTTGCACGCGAAGTTTCCGCCGCTGCCCGGTATGACGCAATAATCAAAGAGTCTTTGCAAAAAATTGCAGAGGATCAAAAAAAATATATTGAATACACAGCATTGTTTGATGGCGACATAGCTGCCCAGGCAAAAAAGCTGATCCGGCAGATAGATGACATCTCCGAAGGGATGGGAGTTATAAGAAGAAATTCAACGAAGCTGGTTGCTGAAGGAAAATTTGACGAGGCAACTGCCTTGTTTTCTGCAGAATACGGCCCCCAATTTCGTAAACTTGCTCCTGTCTACGCGGAGCTTGTCAGTCTGACGATCCGGAGCAGCAAGGAAAATATGCTTGATGCCATGGCACTTGGCGCAATGGCAAAAAATACAGGAATGGTGCTCAGCCTGCTTGCAGTCGCCATCAGCATAATAATTACCTATCTGCTGACGCGTAGCGTTATGCGGCAGTTGGGCAAAGACCCTGGGCAGTTGAATGCACTGGCCCGCCGCGTTGTTGATGGGGATTACGAGATTGCTGACGGCAGTGCCAGAATTGGCGTCTATGATTCAATTGTATCAATGGTTGAGTCGCTTAAAGCCAACATGGAAAAGGCTCATAATGAGTCGATGAACGCCCAGAATCAGGCCGCAAAAGCGACAGAGGCCATGCGCAATGCCGAGGAATCCGGCAAGATTGCCCAGTCAAAATCCAGCGCAATGCTGGCGGCTGCAGCGCAACTGGAAGAAGTGGCCCATGCGGTCAGCTCTGCCTCAACGCAGCTTTCTGCCCAGATAGAACAGGCCGACAGGGGCGCAGTGCAAACTGCCCAGCGGCTGGGTGAAGCAGCCACAGCCATGAACGAGATGAATGCCACCGTGCAGGAAGTTGCAAAAAATGCTGGCGCTGCTTCATCCGCATCGGCAGAAACCAAGGCGAAGGCCGAGCACGGGGCCACGATTGTGGGCAACTCGCTGGAGAGTATCCAGCTTGTGCACCGCCTCTCGATGGAGTTGAAAGATGACATGGCGCAACTGAATGGGCATGCGCAGGATATTTCACAGATCATGACGGTCATTTCCGACATCGCCGACCAGACAAATCTGCTGGCCCTCAATGCTGCCATAGAAGCGGCGCGGGCAGGCGAGGCAGGGCGCGGATTTGCCGTGGTGGCGGACGAAGTGCGCAAGCTTGCAGAAAAAACCATGGCTTCAACGACGGATGTTGGGCGGGTTATCCGCTCCATTCAGGAAAGTACCACGAAAAGTCTTGTTTCAATGGATAACGCCGTCGAGCAGGTCAATACTGCTACAGAGAGCGCCAGCCTTTCCGGGCAGGCCCTGAGCGAAATTGTTGTCACCGCCGATGTTACAGCCGATCAGGCCAATGCCATTGCCACGGCCAGTGAGCAGCAGTCTGCCGCCAGCGAAGAAATCAATCAGACAATTATCGAAGTCAATGAAATGTCGCGCCAGACAGCCGAGGGAATGGCCGAAGCTGCAAAGGCTGTGAGTGATCTGGCAGTGCAGGCGGGCAAGCTTGCAAGCCTTATCTCTGAAATGCGTACCGGTTAG
- a CDS encoding LysR family transcriptional regulator produces MEIRHLKTLMMVASARSISKASHMLHLSQPSVTRIVQEIETIVGSPLFSRTRDGMILTNDGKKFYKLATKIISSIHEAISELKNSHKKCIVNIGFCPSIMIFDLIEQLRYANFKMDCIRFHEFNAKRQLIALKNNHIDISITRGADTASSEGLEQIILHKAELFAVIPAAHRLSGKKMLNLDELKDDQFVVLSEKFFPFYNKTVTAMCKNAGFTPRLGFCANGYVAALATIAAGSCVGIFPRGIVNSIIPGYVYIPIRSEDNFIDISCYLRKGEDRKEIIDIISIIRNQLCNFGLSDI; encoded by the coding sequence ATGGAAATCAGACATCTTAAAACATTAATGATGGTTGCATCTGCGCGGAGCATTTCAAAAGCATCACACATGCTACACCTGTCTCAGCCATCTGTAACAAGAATAGTGCAAGAAATAGAGACCATTGTTGGATCTCCACTCTTTTCAAGAACAAGAGATGGCATGATTCTTACAAATGATGGCAAAAAGTTTTACAAGCTGGCTACAAAAATAATTTCATCGATTCATGAAGCAATATCTGAACTAAAAAACTCGCATAAAAAATGCATAGTTAACATCGGATTTTGCCCAAGCATCATGATTTTTGATCTCATTGAACAGTTGCGTTATGCTAATTTTAAAATGGATTGCATCAGATTTCATGAATTCAATGCTAAAAGACAGCTTATAGCGCTAAAGAACAATCATATTGATATTTCAATCACGCGGGGCGCAGACACAGCCAGCAGCGAAGGCCTTGAGCAGATAATACTGCACAAGGCTGAGCTCTTTGCGGTCATTCCGGCCGCGCACCGGCTTTCGGGAAAAAAGATGCTCAACCTGGACGAGCTGAAAGACGATCAGTTTGTGGTTTTGTCTGAAAAATTTTTCCCATTTTACAACAAAACAGTGACTGCCATGTGCAAAAATGCCGGATTCACTCCCCGCTTGGGGTTCTGTGCCAATGGATACGTTGCCGCACTGGCAACCATTGCAGCAGGATCATGCGTGGGGATTTTCCCACGCGGCATCGTCAATTCAATCATACCAGGATACGTATATATCCCCATACGTTCTGAAGACAACTTCATTGATATATCCTGCTATCTGCGTAAAGGAGAAGATAGAAAAGAAATTATTGACATTATATCGATAATTCGCAATCAACTTTGCAACTTCGGACTCTCAGATATATAG
- a CDS encoding GNAT family N-acetyltransferase, whose protein sequence is MIIRPATTADINEIIALRTSVRENHLSLEQLRHMGITTESIGSILNEDECAWVAEAEGAPVGFAMADAEDGSVFALFVRPEWENKGVGKLLLEKLGAFLFSRHEMLWLETDGSNRAAGFYARQGWTRAAELENGDARFEKRR, encoded by the coding sequence ATGATCATCCGGCCAGCAACCACTGCTGACATCAACGAAATCATTGCCCTCCGCACCAGCGTGCGAGAAAATCACCTGTCGCTGGAACAGCTCAGGCACATGGGCATTACAACAGAAAGTATTGGCAGCATTCTTAACGAGGATGAATGCGCGTGGGTAGCCGAAGCGGAAGGTGCACCCGTGGGCTTTGCCATGGCGGATGCGGAAGATGGCAGCGTTTTTGCGCTTTTTGTGCGCCCGGAGTGGGAGAATAAAGGCGTGGGCAAGCTATTGCTGGAGAAGCTGGGGGCGTTTCTGTTTTCCCGGCATGAAATGCTTTGGCTCGAAACAGACGGGAGCAACCGTGCCGCAGGCTTCTACGCCCGTCAGGGATGGACGCGCGCGGCAGAGCTGGAAAACGGCGATGCCCGTTTTGAAAAAAGACGTTAA
- a CDS encoding translation initiation factor 2 has product MSVLTIYVAGSFKHKHGVRLLGRELRGMGCRMLDWTDKAVPPPGLTPAERRIWMDTDRDGGEVYAFCHNACLTADMVIYYGASGQDAGVEVGLAAGAGVPVLGIRGPLEGPGLMLHGAVSGWVDSVEEALDVVAALLAYGDASWKDFEAEPNPVLRRMGEKLREQADKKYNNSAES; this is encoded by the coding sequence ATGTCTGTATTGACCATCTATGTGGCCGGGTCTTTCAAGCACAAGCACGGAGTGCGCCTTCTGGGGCGCGAACTGCGGGGCATGGGCTGCCGCATGCTGGACTGGACAGACAAAGCCGTGCCGCCGCCAGGGCTGACCCCCGCCGAGCGGCGCATCTGGATGGATACTGACCGTGACGGCGGCGAGGTCTACGCCTTTTGTCACAATGCCTGCCTGACGGCGGACATGGTCATCTATTACGGTGCGTCAGGCCAGGATGCCGGGGTGGAAGTGGGGCTGGCCGCCGGGGCTGGAGTTCCTGTGCTTGGTATTCGCGGCCCGCTGGAAGGGCCGGGGCTGATGCTGCACGGAGCTGTCAGCGGCTGGGTTGACAGCGTGGAAGAAGCGCTGGACGTTGTGGCCGCCTTGTTGGCCTACGGCGATGCCAGCTGGAAGGATTTTGAGGCCGAGCCGAACCCGGTTTTGCGCCGCATGGGCGAGAAGCTGCGGGAGCAGGCCGATAAGAAATATAATAATTCAGCCGAGAGTTAA
- a CDS encoding cob(I)yrinic acid a,c-diamide adenosyltransferase, which produces MILVYTGDGKGKTSACVGQAVRAMGQNLVVAFGQFMKRDGQAGEQAMLAKLLGERFFAGGLGFLRTDAERPAHREAALRVLGWAREQLEQADMLVLDETLYALSAGILEQQELEELIAQARAGDCHLVLSGRSAPEWLVDAADLVTSMTEIKHPWRTGVKASPGIEF; this is translated from the coding sequence ATGATTCTTGTGTATACTGGTGACGGTAAAGGAAAAACCAGCGCCTGCGTGGGGCAGGCCGTGCGCGCCATGGGGCAGAATCTAGTTGTGGCCTTTGGGCAGTTTATGAAGCGCGATGGGCAGGCGGGCGAGCAGGCCATGCTTGCCAAACTGCTTGGAGAGCGTTTTTTTGCCGGTGGGTTGGGCTTTTTGCGTACCGATGCAGAGCGCCCCGCGCACCGTGAGGCCGCCCTTCGGGTGCTCGGTTGGGCGCGCGAGCAGCTTGAGCAGGCAGACATGCTGGTGCTGGACGAAACCCTGTATGCCCTGAGCGCCGGGATACTTGAGCAGCAGGAGCTGGAAGAACTGATAGCGCAGGCCCGCGCCGGGGATTGTCACCTCGTGCTGTCTGGCCGCAGTGCGCCCGAGTGGCTCGTGGATGCAGCAGACCTTGTGACCTCCATGACCGAAATCAAACATCCCTGGCGCACGGGCGTCAAAGCCTCCCCAGGCATAGAATTTTAG
- the amrS gene encoding AmmeMemoRadiSam system radical SAM enzyme, which yields MLAALWDSQPDGTVVCRLCAHRCRLRKGAKGICGVRVNMRGEMVSLVSKVVTAAAMDPIEKKPLYHFLPGSKIFSVGSAGCNFSCHFCQNNNIAHVPESGIVPGKRAAPEDLLALAQANRAQTMAFTYNEPTVFFELLYETAGMAAKKGIRSVLVTNGYMSKDCLAALSRCICAANVDLKSFSEAFYRKYCGGHLQPVLENLKAIKKLGWWLEVTTLVIPGLNDGQAEMAELAAFIRDELGPDTPWHVTGFHGAHLMIDHPDTPLATLEACWRIGREAGLNYVYIGNTRSPLGSNTFCPECNALVIERNGYDTRVRGAEGKCPKCGVQIPGVWK from the coding sequence ATGCTTGCCGCGCTTTGGGATTCTCAGCCTGACGGCACTGTTGTGTGCCGTCTGTGCGCTCACCGTTGCCGCCTCCGCAAAGGGGCCAAGGGCATTTGCGGGGTGCGCGTCAACATGCGGGGAGAAATGGTTTCTCTAGTCAGCAAGGTCGTTACCGCTGCTGCAATGGATCCCATTGAAAAAAAGCCTCTTTACCATTTTTTGCCCGGCAGCAAGATTTTCTCTGTCGGCAGCGCCGGATGCAATTTTTCCTGCCATTTCTGCCAGAACAACAACATAGCCCACGTGCCGGAAAGCGGCATAGTGCCCGGCAAGCGCGCTGCGCCAGAAGATCTGCTGGCCCTGGCTCAGGCCAACCGCGCCCAGACCATGGCCTTTACCTACAACGAGCCCACAGTCTTTTTTGAATTGCTTTACGAGACAGCAGGCATGGCGGCCAAAAAGGGCATACGCAGTGTGCTTGTGACCAACGGCTATATGTCCAAGGACTGCCTGGCGGCCCTGAGCCGATGTATCTGCGCCGCCAATGTGGATTTGAAGTCATTCAGCGAAGCCTTTTACCGCAAATATTGCGGCGGGCATCTTCAGCCTGTGCTGGAGAATCTGAAAGCCATCAAAAAACTTGGTTGGTGGCTTGAGGTCACAACCCTGGTTATTCCGGGTCTCAATGATGGGCAGGCAGAAATGGCAGAGCTTGCAGCATTTATCCGTGACGAGCTGGGGCCGGATACGCCGTGGCATGTGACGGGTTTTCACGGCGCGCACCTGATGATCGACCATCCGGACACGCCGCTGGCAACACTTGAGGCCTGTTGGCGCATCGGGCGCGAGGCCGGTTTGAATTATGTTTATATAGGAAACACGCGCAGCCCCTTGGGCAGTAATACGTTTTGCCCGGAGTGCAATGCGCTGGTTATTGAACGGAACGGATACGACACGCGGGTGCGGGGCGCAGAAGGCAAGTGCCCCAAGTGCGGCGTACAGATCCCGGGAGTCTGGAAATAA